The window GCGATCAGGTTGTGCATGCGCGACATGGTGCCGTTCATGGCAGCCACCAGCGGGCGCACTTCCTTGTGTACCAATGCCTGGTCGACGTCGGACAGGTCGTTCAGGGCGCGGTTCTCGACTTCGATTTTCAGGCGCATCAGGGGGCGCAAGACCAGGCGCACCGCAAACCACACCAGCGAGGCGACCGCCAGCACCATCACCGCCTGGCGCAGCAGGGTGTCGACCAGGATCTTGCGCGACAGGCCGCGGCGCGCGTCGAGCGTTTCGCCGACCTGGATCAGGGCGATGCCGCGCATCGAATCGTCGTACACCGGCTGCAGCAGGGCGGCGATGCGAACCTGCTCGCCGTTGTAGTCGGCGTGGTAGAAGCGCACCAGCGCCGGATAGGCTTCCGAACGCGGCACATTGGCCGGCACCGGCGGCAGGTCGTCGAAGCCGGACACGGTTTCGCCGTCGATGCCGCTGACCTTGTAGTAAATGCGGCCCAGGGTATCGGTCTCGAAGCTGTCGAGGGCGACGTAGGGTACGTCGGCCACCACCTTGCCATCCTTGATGGCGACCCGCTCGGCCAGCGCGCGGGTGGACGCCAGCAGCGAGCGGTCGTAGGCCATGTCGGCCGCGTCGAGGGCGTTGTCGTACACCGATACCGCGTTCAGGGCGACCAGCAGCACCAGGGGAATGAGCAGCCAGCGCAGCAACTGGCTGCGCAGGCTGCCCAGGGGCGCGGCGCCGAACTTGCTGCGCATGGTGGCGTACAACGGGGCCATCTCAGGAGGTGGCCTCGCGCGGCTGCAGCAGGTAGCCGATGCCGCGCAGGGTGGTGATGGCGGCGGCGCCCTCCTGCACGCGTTCGAGCTTCTTGCGCACGCGGTGGATGTACAGCTCGATGGCATCGAGGTTGGCGTCGTCTTCGAGCGCAAAGACTTCGTCGAACAGCTTTTCCTTCGATACCGCGCGGCCCGGCCGGGTAATCAGGGCTTCGAGCACCGCGTGTTCGCGCGGGGTGAGGGCCAGCGCCGCGCCGCCGTAAGAAAACATGCGCGTCACGGTGTCGAAACTGAGCGCGCCGCACTGGTGCACCAGAGCTTCGCTGCCCTGGCTGCGGCGCAGCAGCGCCTTGACCCGCGCTTCGAGTTCGGTCAGTTCGAACGGCTTGGCCAGATAGTCGTCGGCGCCCAGGTTCAGGCCCTGGACCCGCTCTTCCAGGCCGCCGCGCGCGGTGAGGATCATCACCGGCGTCTTGGCGCGCGCGCCGCCCCGGGCGCGCAGGCGGCGCAGCACATCGAGGCCGTCCATCTTGGGCAGGGTCAGGTCGAGGATGACGAGCGCGTAGTCCTGCGTGTGCAGCAGGGCGTCGGCGTCGGCGCCGTTGACGGCGCATTCGACGGTCAGGTGGGCGTCGCGCAGGGCCTTGGAAAGCCAGTGCGACAGTTCGATGTGGTCTTCAACCAGGAGTATTCGCATCGGGGCAGTGTAGCCCTAAGCGCGCAAAAAAGCTTGACCGGTGTGGTCCGGCCGGTACAGATGAGCACTGAAAGCCAATTGAAAGGATGGCGAACATATAGTGGGACCCGAAGCACCCGTCATACATAAAACATAAAAACTCAGGAGACAAGAATGAAACCATCCGTGCTTACGCTCGCGCTGGCGGCCGCCCTGTCGGCAGCCGGCGCCGCCCAGGCCCAGTCCAGCGTGCAAATTTATGGCCTGATCGACGCTGGCGTCGATTACACCACCAACACCAACGCTGCCGGTGACAATGCCACCCGTGTCATCTCGGGCGGCAAGAACACCTCGCGCTGGGGCTTGCGTGGCAACGAAGACCTGGGTGGCGGCCTGAAAGCCGTTTTTGGCCTGGAAGGCGGCATCCTGATGGATACCGGCGCGGCCGACGGCGCGCTGTTCAAGCGCCAGGCGTTCGTGGGCCTGGACGGCAGCTTCGGACGCGTGGTGGTAGGACGTTCGTTCACCACCACCTACGACTTCGTGATCCTGTTCGACCCGCTCGGCTATGCGCCGAACTATTCGTGGGCGACTTCGTCGAACGCCACCGGTTCGTCCAAATACGGCATGACGACCGCCTTCGACAACCTGATCAAGTACTCGGGCAAGGCCGGCGACTTCAAATACGGCGCCAGCATCGGCCTGGGCGAGCAGGCAGGCAGCAGCGCCGACAGCCGCAAATATGCGGTGGCCGGCTCCTGGACCCGCGGCAGCTTTGCGGCGATGGCGGCGTACGAGCAAATCAACGCCAATACCTTGGCCGGCACCGGCCGGCGCGACGAAACCACGGCCTTTCACGCGGCGGTCGACTACAAGAACAGCCTGTTCCGCCTGACCGGCGGCGTGCGCGACTACACGCTGGAAGCCGCCAAGGCAGCCACGCCGGACGTACGCGCCACCACCTGGTGGGGCGGCGCCAGCTACTTCGTCACGCCGGTGGTGACCCTGACCGGCGCCGTCTACTACGTCAACGTCAAGAACGTGGCCGCCAGGACGGACGCCGATCCGGTCATGTACGTGGCGCGCGGCCTGTATGCGCTGTCCAAACGCACCGACCTGTATGTGGCCGCGGCGTACGCCAAGGCCGACAACGGCAAGCTGGTGGGACTGTCGCGCGACGATGCGGGCTTCGGCACGACGCAAAAAGGACTCACGGCCGGTATCCAGCATCGCTTCTGATGCGTATTGCATGACTGACGGGGCTATCATGGTTATTCGATCGCCGCGCCCGACTGGAGAAGCCACCGCCATGAAAACCCTGCTTTCCACCCTGATCGCCTGCGCCGCCCTGCATGCCGCGGCCGCCGAGTGCATCGTGCCGTCCAAGCCGGGCGGCGCGATGGACCTGACCTGCAAGCTGGCGCGCGAAGGACTCAAGGGCGAAGCCGGCGCGCCGGCCCTGCGCCTGTCGTACCTGCCGGGCGGGATCGGCGCGGTTGCCTGGCATTCCATGGCGGCCCAGCGCGGCAGCGAGAAGGACACCCTGGTCGCGTTTTCGGGTGGTTCGCTGCTCAATCTCGCGCAGGGAAAATTCGGCAAGGCCAGCGCGAACGACGTGCGGTGGGTTGCCGCCCTGGGCGCCGACTACGGCATGATCGCCGTGCGCTCGGATTCGGCCTTCCGCAACCTGGCCGACTTGCTGGACGCCCTGAGGCGGCAGCCGGAAAAGGTGCTGATCGGCGTGTCCGGCACGATCGGCAGCCAGGACTGGATGAAGATGGCACTGCTGGCCCGGGGCGCCGGGATCGATCCGAAGGTGCTGCGCTTCGTGGCACTGGAAGGCGGCGGCGAAGCCTTCACCGCGATGCACGCCAACCACGTGCAGGTGGTGTCGGGCGACGCCTCGGAAGCGACGCTGTATGCGGGCGCCGGCAAGGTGCGGGTGCTGGCCGTGCTGTCGGAGCAGCGTTTGCCCGGCGTGCTGTCGCTGGCGCCGACCGCGCGCGAGCAGGGCGTGGACGTGGTGTGGCCGATCATCCGCGGCGTGTGGATGGGGCCCAAGGTGGCGGACGCCGAATACCAGCGCTGGGTGGGCAGTTTCGATCGGATGACATCGAGCCCCGATTTTTCCCGCTTGCGGGCGGCGCACGGGCTGTATCCGTTCACGCTCACCGGACAGGCACTGACCGATTACATCCACAAGGCTGTCGCCGACTACAACCGGCAGGCCAGGCAATTCAAGCTGATTCGCTAAAACAAAACAACAATCTGGAGACAATATGACTACCAAACGCACCCTTATCGGCGCCGCCATCGCGGCTACCCTCGCCGCCACGTTCGCCGGCAGCGCCTTCGCACAGGTACCGGCGGGCTATCCGGCCGACTACCAGAAGATTATCGACGGCGCCAAGAAGGAGGCCAAGCTGGTGATCTACTCGGCCACCGACAGCAAGGCCGCACAGCCGCTGATCAAGGACTTCAACGCCATGTATCCGGGCGTGACGGTCGAATACAACGACATGAATTCGACCGAAGTGTACAACCGCTTCATTTCGGAAGCGGCCGCCGGCGGCAATACGGCCGACGTGGTGTGGTCGTCGGCGATGGACCTGCAGATGCGCCTTGCGTCGGACGGGCACGCGCTGCAGTACAAATCGAACGAAGCGGCCAAGCTGCCGGCATGGGCGGTGTGGAACGACAGCGCCTACGGCACCACGTTCGAGCCGGCCGCCATCGTCTACAACAAGCGCCTGCTGGCCACCAATGAAGTGCCGCGCACGCACGCCGCGTTTGCCGCCCTGATCAAGACCGAGAAATTCCGCGACAAGGTGACCACCTACGACATCGAAAAATCGGGTGTGGGCTTCATGTTCATGACCCAGGACGCGCGCGAAAATCCGCAGTTCCTGGACTTGGAAAATGCGTTTGGCGTGGCCAAGGTGCGCGTGCAGTCGTCCACCGGCACCATGCTGGAGCGGATTTCGTCTGGCGAAAACCTGATCGGCTACAACGTGCTCGGTTCCTACGCGCTGGTGCGCGCCAAGACCGATCCGTCGCTGGGCGTGGTGCTGCCGGCCGATTACACCCTGATCATGTCGCGCGTCCAGTTCATCAACAAGGCGGCAAAGCATCCGAACGCAGCCAAGCTGTGGATGGATTACCTGCTGTCGGTGCGCGGCCAGACGATCATCGCCAACGATTCCAAGCTGTTCGCGATCCGCTCCGACGTCAAGGGCGAAACCACGTCGGCGGAACTGATCAAGATCATCGGCGAGAAGAATGTCAAGCCGATTCCGGTGCATCCGATCGTGCTGCAGTTCCTGGGACCGGCGAAGCGCATGGCCTTCCTCAAGCAGTGGAAAGAAACCGCCGGCAAGAAGTAAAGGCGGGTAAACGCGCCCTGGGGTGGGCGCCCCCCCACCCTCATCATCCCAAGATCGGACCTCACATGACCACCTTATCATTGCGGGCCACGCGGCTTAACTGGCCGCGCGGCCTGGTGGTGACGCTCGCCTGCGTCGCCATCTTTCTGCCGCTGTTTTTGATTTTTTACCAGAGCTTTTTGTCGGCGCCGTTCTTCATGCCCGAAAAAACCCTGGGCTTTGAAGCGTACGCCTTCATTTTCGAGGATCCCGATTTCAGCCAGGCCTTCAAGAACGGCGCAATCCTCGCCACCGGCCTGGCCGCCATCGCGGTGCCGCTGGGCGGCATGCTCGCCTTTTTGATGGTGCGCACCGACCTGCCCGGGCGCAGCTGGATTGCGCCGCTGCTGCTGGTGCCGATTTTCGTCTCGCCCATGGTGATGGGCTTCGGCTACGTGGTGTCGATGGGCCCCGTGGGTTTCTATTCGGTGTGGGCCAAGCAGCTGCTCGGCTTCATCCCCTGGAATATCTATTCGTTCACCAGCATCGTCATCATCGCCGGGCTGACCCACGTGCCGCACGTGTACCTGTACGCCTCCTCGGCGCTGAAAAGCCTGGGTTCGGACGTGGAGGAAGCGGCCCGCGTGGCCGGCGCCTCGCCGCTGCGGGTGATGATGAATGTGTCGCTGCCGATGATTATGCCAGCGCTGGCGTATGCGGGCGTGCTGGTGTTTTTCCTCGGCTTCGAGGTCTTCGGCCTGGTGCTGGTGCTGGGCGACCCGGAAGGCCATCTGGTGCTGGCCACCTATCTGTACAAGCTGACCAACAAGATGGGCACGCCCTCGTACCACCTGATGGCGGCGGTGGCGGTGTGCCTGGTGATGGTGACGATGCCGCTGGTGATGCTGCAGCGCTGGCTGCTCAAGTCGGCCAACAAATACGTGTCGATCAAGGGCAAGGGCGCGCGCCAGAAGGCGATGCCGCTGGGCCGCTGGAAGTGGCTGGCGTTCGCGCTGCTGGCCGGCTGGCTGCTGGTGACGATCATCCTGCCGTTGTCGGGCATCGTGCTGCGCTCCTTCGTGCAGAACTGGGGCGAAGGCGTGGTGCTGTGGGATGCGCTGACCTTGCAGCATTTCCGCGACATCCTGGACCAGCACTCGCTGGTGCGCGGGATTATCAACACGGTGCTGATCGGCGTGATCGGCGGGGCGCTGGCGGTGGTGTGCTACACGGCCATCGCACTGGCCATGCACCGCAAGCCCGACGGCATTACGCGCTTGCTCGACTACAGCGTGCTGGTGCCGCGCGCCGTGCCTGGCCTGCTGGCCGGCCTGTCGTTCCTGTGGGTGTTCCTGTTCGTGCCAAGCTGGCTCGATGGGATGCTCAAGGCGACCGAGTTCGGTCCGGCGCTGTGGCTCAGCGAGCATGTGATTCCGCTGCTGCGCGAAGTGCGCTCGACCATCTTCGCCCTGTGGCTGGCGTATTCGGTGGTGTGGCTCGCTTACGGCATGCGCCTGATCTCGACCGCGCTGCTGCAGGTGGGGCCGGAACTGGAAGAGGCGGCGCGCGCGGTGGGCGCCAGCCGCGGCCAGGTCACGCGCGACGTGACGCTGCCGCTCATCAAATTCGGCATGCTGGGCGCCTGGCTGATGGTGTTCCTGATTTTCGAGCGCGAATATTCGACCGGCGTGTACCTGCTCACGCCAGGCACCGAGGTTATCGGGGCGATGCTGGTGTCGCTGTGGGCGGGCGGATCGACCGACCTGGTGGCGGCGCTATCGTTCATCAATATCACGCTGGTGGCCATTGGCCTCGGCATTGCGCTGCGCTTCGGCGTCAAGCTGCACCAATAAACACACTCTACATCGGGAATGACCATGAATGAACTGACCGTCAACGACCTGCACC of the Massilia violaceinigra genome contains:
- a CDS encoding sensor histidine kinase codes for the protein MAPLYATMRSKFGAAPLGSLRSQLLRWLLIPLVLLVALNAVSVYDNALDAADMAYDRSLLASTRALAERVAIKDGKVVADVPYVALDSFETDTLGRIYYKVSGIDGETVSGFDDLPPVPANVPRSEAYPALVRFYHADYNGEQVRIAALLQPVYDDSMRGIALIQVGETLDARRGLSRKILVDTLLRQAVMVLAVASLVWFAVRLVLRPLMRLKIEVENRALNDLSDVDQALVHKEVRPLVAAMNGTMSRMHNLIASQRRFIADASHQLRTPLTVLKTQAELALRENDPDAMREIVRSIAATTDATVHLANRLLTLARVEHGSEAAGMAPVSLTAIVRQVGLEMALPAVQKQIDLSLDAADEALVDGQELMLHELVTNLVDNAIRYTPAGGKVALRVRVDGLKVQLDVEDSGCGIADDEREKVFTPFYRSSGALETNPGGTGLGLSIVREVAAQHHAVVSLASASAGPGLRVVICFDSAA
- a CDS encoding response regulator, producing MRILLVEDHIELSHWLSKALRDAHLTVECAVNGADADALLHTQDYALVILDLTLPKMDGLDVLRRLRARGGARAKTPVMILTARGGLEERVQGLNLGADDYLAKPFELTELEARVKALLRRSQGSEALVHQCGALSFDTVTRMFSYGGAALALTPREHAVLEALITRPGRAVSKEKLFDEVFALEDDANLDAIELYIHRVRKKLERVQEGAAAITTLRGIGYLLQPREATS
- a CDS encoding porin — translated: MKPSVLTLALAAALSAAGAAQAQSSVQIYGLIDAGVDYTTNTNAAGDNATRVISGGKNTSRWGLRGNEDLGGGLKAVFGLEGGILMDTGAADGALFKRQAFVGLDGSFGRVVVGRSFTTTYDFVILFDPLGYAPNYSWATSSNATGSSKYGMTTAFDNLIKYSGKAGDFKYGASIGLGEQAGSSADSRKYAVAGSWTRGSFAAMAAYEQINANTLAGTGRRDETTAFHAAVDYKNSLFRLTGGVRDYTLEAAKAATPDVRATTWWGGASYFVTPVVTLTGAVYYVNVKNVAARTDADPVMYVARGLYALSKRTDLYVAAAYAKADNGKLVGLSRDDAGFGTTQKGLTAGIQHRF
- a CDS encoding tripartite tricarboxylate transporter substrate binding protein, encoding MKTLLSTLIACAALHAAAAECIVPSKPGGAMDLTCKLAREGLKGEAGAPALRLSYLPGGIGAVAWHSMAAQRGSEKDTLVAFSGGSLLNLAQGKFGKASANDVRWVAALGADYGMIAVRSDSAFRNLADLLDALRRQPEKVLIGVSGTIGSQDWMKMALLARGAGIDPKVLRFVALEGGGEAFTAMHANHVQVVSGDASEATLYAGAGKVRVLAVLSEQRLPGVLSLAPTAREQGVDVVWPIIRGVWMGPKVADAEYQRWVGSFDRMTSSPDFSRLRAAHGLYPFTLTGQALTDYIHKAVADYNRQARQFKLIR
- a CDS encoding ABC transporter substrate-binding protein, encoding MTTKRTLIGAAIAATLAATFAGSAFAQVPAGYPADYQKIIDGAKKEAKLVIYSATDSKAAQPLIKDFNAMYPGVTVEYNDMNSTEVYNRFISEAAAGGNTADVVWSSAMDLQMRLASDGHALQYKSNEAAKLPAWAVWNDSAYGTTFEPAAIVYNKRLLATNEVPRTHAAFAALIKTEKFRDKVTTYDIEKSGVGFMFMTQDARENPQFLDLENAFGVAKVRVQSSTGTMLERISSGENLIGYNVLGSYALVRAKTDPSLGVVLPADYTLIMSRVQFINKAAKHPNAAKLWMDYLLSVRGQTIIANDSKLFAIRSDVKGETTSAELIKIIGEKNVKPIPVHPIVLQFLGPAKRMAFLKQWKETAGKK
- a CDS encoding ABC transporter permease; its protein translation is MTTLSLRATRLNWPRGLVVTLACVAIFLPLFLIFYQSFLSAPFFMPEKTLGFEAYAFIFEDPDFSQAFKNGAILATGLAAIAVPLGGMLAFLMVRTDLPGRSWIAPLLLVPIFVSPMVMGFGYVVSMGPVGFYSVWAKQLLGFIPWNIYSFTSIVIIAGLTHVPHVYLYASSALKSLGSDVEEAARVAGASPLRVMMNVSLPMIMPALAYAGVLVFFLGFEVFGLVLVLGDPEGHLVLATYLYKLTNKMGTPSYHLMAAVAVCLVMVTMPLVMLQRWLLKSANKYVSIKGKGARQKAMPLGRWKWLAFALLAGWLLVTIILPLSGIVLRSFVQNWGEGVVLWDALTLQHFRDILDQHSLVRGIINTVLIGVIGGALAVVCYTAIALAMHRKPDGITRLLDYSVLVPRAVPGLLAGLSFLWVFLFVPSWLDGMLKATEFGPALWLSEHVIPLLREVRSTIFALWLAYSVVWLAYGMRLISTALLQVGPELEEAARAVGASRGQVTRDVTLPLIKFGMLGAWLMVFLIFEREYSTGVYLLTPGTEVIGAMLVSLWAGGSTDLVAALSFINITLVAIGLGIALRFGVKLHQ